The following coding sequences are from one Pirellulales bacterium window:
- a CDS encoding VIT1/CCC1 transporter family protein: MRRSMLSRLLGSRRRSELEELHTPSAIAERLSAATEHSYLRDLVYGAVDGTVTTFAVVSGAAGANLAGTVAIILGAANLLADGFSMAAGNYLSTRADLHVLERARRIEEMHIEHVPEGEREEIRQIFRAKGFEGPLLERVVDVITDDPRRWVDTMLTEEMGLQLERPSPVRAALTTFASFLVAGAVPLAPFVLMTPSEQSTFVVSSLLTGLTFFLIGAFKGFVVNRPWLLSGLETLGVGGAAAGLSYVVGSLLRGLGGG, translated from the coding sequence ATGCGTCGATCGATGTTGAGCAGGCTTCTGGGGTCGCGACGGCGCTCCGAGTTGGAAGAACTGCATACCCCCAGCGCCATCGCCGAACGGCTGTCCGCCGCCACCGAGCATAGCTACCTGCGCGACCTGGTCTATGGCGCCGTCGATGGCACCGTGACCACCTTCGCCGTTGTCTCCGGCGCCGCCGGCGCCAACCTTGCGGGCACGGTGGCCATCATCCTGGGCGCCGCCAACCTGTTGGCCGACGGCTTCAGCATGGCGGCCGGCAACTACCTGAGCACGCGCGCCGATCTGCACGTGCTGGAGCGCGCGCGGCGGATCGAAGAAATGCACATCGAGCATGTGCCCGAAGGGGAGCGCGAGGAGATCCGCCAGATCTTTCGCGCGAAGGGATTCGAAGGGCCGCTGTTGGAGCGCGTGGTCGATGTCATCACCGACGATCCGCGGCGCTGGGTCGACACCATGCTGACCGAAGAGATGGGCCTGCAACTCGAGCGCCCTTCGCCGGTGCGCGCGGCGCTCACCACGTTCGCCTCGTTCCTGGTGGCGGGCGCCGTGCCGCTGGCCCCGTTCGTGCTGATGACACCTTCGGAACAATCCACCTTTGTCGTTAGCTCGCTGTTGACCGGGCTGACGTTCTTCTTGATCGGCGCGTTCAAGGGGTTTGTGGTCAATCGACCGTGGCTCTTGTCAGGGCTGGAAACGCTGGGCGTGGGGGGCGCCGCGGCGGGCCTGTCGTACGTGGTGGGGTCGCTCTTGCGCGGGCTGGGCGGCGGTTGA